From Rutidosis leptorrhynchoides isolate AG116_Rl617_1_P2 chromosome 3, CSIRO_AGI_Rlap_v1, whole genome shotgun sequence, a single genomic window includes:
- the LOC139897441 gene encoding homeobox-DDT domain protein RLT1-like — MEEPKEVHNDDKIASSEKKHNRIYKTPAQLAALEKFYNAHQYPTEAMKVEFAESTGLTEKQVSGWFCHRRLKDKRLQNGEVQKHGKQDRSSGVIQDRNSGQKQDSCSSTKKGDNKQFDPKEVESRMYTSEGLLPKEFRYEHECQYNTIMEMDNDTSSESSSPLMDHMILQNVDRIGMVTSEFPNHNDVISVTGRTGPSGYLKVKGQAENVAITAVKRQLGRLYREDGPPLSIEFDPLPPGAFENPTEVPVPVNQSHYSGDRAALHPMDGSRTFQLPNASKMYRRYSTCYDPIDMDESGLNTRHASNHHEKYYNNNDEYNQTPHFSKHRHSLSGRSYQMELNDDSGDEASIHDLREQFEPRMKHGPGVRRSDIGPRKVNYIDRIEPLTSDLTFTQGEFEDRRLSRKTSKDDRFNGQSRGIDGRHRNEMTVTKRSRDEFMHKVNRRHEKVVDVHPITNKTLLDLANCADDRSF, encoded by the exons ATGGAAG AGCCTAAAGAAGTACACAATGATGATAAAATTGCTTCTTCAGAGAAGAAACATAATAGAATATACAAGACACCAGCGCAACTTGCAGCACTAGAGAAATTCTATAATG CACATCAATACCCAACGGAGGCAATGAAAGTAGAATTTGCAGAGTCAACAGGTTTAACAGAAAAGCAAGTTTCGGGTTGGTTTTGCCACCGAAGGCTAAAGGACAAAAGATTACAAAATGGTGAAGTCCAAAAACATGGAAAACAAGATCGATCAAGTGGTGTGATACAGGATCGTAACAGTGGACAAAAACAAGATTCTTGTAGCAGCACAAAAAAAGGGGATAATAAACAGTTTGATCCAAAAGAAGTTGAAAGTAGAATGTATACAAGTGAAGGCTTATTACCAAAAGAATTTCGGTATGAACATGAATGTCAATATAACACTATCATGGAAATGGATAATGATACATCTTCAGAAAGTAGCTCGCCATTAATGGATCATATGATTTTACAAAATGTGGATCGTATAGGTATGGTAACATCAGAATTCCCGAATCATAATGATGTAATAAGTGTAACGGGTCGGACAGGTCCATCAGGATATTTGAAGGTGAAAGGTCAAGCTGAAAATGTGGCAATTACAGCTGTCAAAAGGCAATTGGGAAGGCTATATCGAGAGGATGGCCCACCACTCAGTATTGAGTTTGACCCACTTCCTCCAGGTGCATTTGAGAACCCAACTGAGGTTCCGGTTCCAGTCAACC AATCTCACTACAGTGGTGACCGCGCTGCACTTCACCCAATGGATGGTTCTAGAACATTCCAACTTCCTAATGCAAGCAAG ATGTATCGAAGATACAGTACGTGCTATGACCCTATTGATATGGATGAATCGGGTTTAAACACGAGGCATGCATCAAATCATCAtgaaaaatattataataataatgacgaatATAATCAAACACCTCATTTTTCTAAGCATCGACACTCTTTATCTGGAAGAAGTTACCAAATGGAATTAAACGATGATTCTGGTGATGAAGCTTCAATTCATGATCTTAGGGAGCAATTTGAACCCAGAATGAAGCATGGTCCAGGAGTAAGGAGATCAGATATCGGACCCCGTAAGGTTAACTATATTGACCGTATCGAACCTTTGACTTCTGATTTGACCTTCACACAAGGTGAATTTGAGGACAGAAGGCTGTCTAGGAAGACATCTAAG GATGATAGATTTAATGGACAAAGTAGAGGAATTGATGGACGCCACCGAAATGAAATGACG GTTACTAAGAGAAGTAGGGACGAGTTCATGCATAAGGTGAATCGAAGGCACGAGAAAGTGGTTGACGTACATCCAATAACCAACAAGACTTTGCTAGATTTA GCCAATTGTGCAGATGACCGCTCGTTTTAG